GGCACAGGGCGAGGGGAAACACAAGAACCGTCCTGCTCGCGGTTTCCGTTGGAATCCTCCTGACACTCGCCAACGCGACGACCCTTTACCTCACCGCCAAGACCTTCGGCGTCGGAGCGGGCTACCTGAAGTTCCTTGAGGCGATAATATACTCGAATTTCCTCGGGGGAGTCCTCGGAACTCCCGGCGGGATTGGGGCGAACGAGCTTGGAGTAACGCTCGCCATCGGCGACAGTCCAACTGCAATCGTTGTGGCGTTCCTGTACAAGTTCATAACCCAGTACGCCTACGCCATCGTCGGGGCGGTCGCGTTTTATCGCCTCGTGGCGGGCGAGGTTAAAGCTAATTAAGCCCCACTTCCTATTATCCGCGGTGGTCGTATGAGGCTTGAGGAACTCACGTGGCCCGAGTTTGAGCGGGTCAGGAAGAAGGTGAAGGCCGTTATAATCCCGGTCGGAAGCGTTGAGGCCCACGGGAGGCACCTGCCCCTCGGTACTGACGTCTTCGCGCCGGTGGAGATAGCGAATCGCGTTGACGAGAAGCTGAAGGAGAAAGGCGTTGACGTCATCGTGGCCCCGCCGGTGTGGTACGGGCACACGTTCGTTCTCAACGTCTATCCGGGGACGATAAACATCTCGGCCGACGCGCTGAAGGCCTACGTGGCCGAAATCCTGCGCGAGTTCGCGAGGGAAGGCTTTAGAAGGCTCGTTCTACTCAACGGACACGGCGGAAACCACTCCCCGCTGGTTCTGGCATCGGAGGAAGTTGCGGAGGAGTTCGACGTAGAGATATGGCTAATAAACTGGTGGCTCGACTTCAGGGAGGAAATCCTTGAGGTCTGCTCGAGCCAGGGGCACGCAGGCGAGGACGAGACGTCGGTAATCCTCGCGATAAGGCCAGAACTCGTGAAGATGAAAGAGGCCAGAGGAGAGAGGAGAACGAGGAAAGTCCGGGTCATAAGGAGGGACATCGGCTTCGAACTCTTCCCGGACGGGGTCAACGACGACCCGAGGAATGCGAGCGCCGAAAAGGGCGAGGCGATACTCGGAAGGGTCAGCGAAAGGATAGCCGAACTCCTGGTGGAAGCGGATGAAGAGGGAAAGGGTTCTTGAGGAGATCGACAGGCGAATAAAGCGCCTTCAGGCAGAGATAGAGATAGCCGAAACGGGATTAAGGAGAATTGAGGAGATCGGGGCCAGGGCAAAGGGGCCGGAGGTGAAGGACTACTCCCCATATTACCTCGCGGGAATGCTCCTCTGGTTCGCAATAGGCCTCGTTCTCCTCGTGGTCATCTCGAAGAGGGCCCCCTCAGGCGTTAAGATACCCACCGGGCTCTACGCGCTGATGATTGTCGCCTTCAGTGTGCCCCTTGCCTACTACCTCCTGACCCGGGAGCGGAAGGAGGAGCCCGGAAAAGACCTTCTCGAAAGGGAGAGGATGGCAAGGCTGGTTCTCAAGGCCTTCTACGAGCCCCTGAGAAGGGCCGTGGAAAGGGACGACAGGAAGGCCCTCGAAACCCTCGCGGATGAGCTCCTGAGGAATCCAGCACTCGCGAACGCAATCGAGAGGCTCGGTGAGGGCGACCCGAAGGTCATCGCCTACGCCCTGCTCCTCTACGCAAACTTCAGGGACGGCCTTGAAGACGAAGTTGCGGAAACCGCGGAAAGGGTTCACAACAAGCCCGTAAAGGCCCTCCTCCAGTCCCTGCTCGAGCCGAAAGGTTATAACGGTGAAGAACGCTCGATAGAGGGGGAAGGCAATGAGGTTTGAAGTTCTCACCAAGGACGATATGAACGCCCTCTCGCGCGAGCTCAGCAGGGCGGGAATAATGAACAGGACGAAGGAAGAAACCAGGGCCGAGATTGAGCACTACGTTGTAATCCGGGGCACATACGCCCAGCTCGTCGAGGTGGCCTCAGAGGTTCCGGCCATAGGTGAGGAACTCGAGGCTGTAAAGCTGGCCTACGACGAACTCCTTGAAAACTGGGAGCCAGGGGAGGTTAAGGAGCTCGGAACCCTCTTTGAAGAGCCAGACCTTCCAAAGCTCTCGGTTGTGAGCGCGCTTATTGAATCCGGGGCGATAGAGGAAACCGACGGGGGCTTCCTGCTGAGGGAAAGAGTTCCCCTCGACGCGCTGAGCCTTGAGCTACGCTTCCCGATTGAGGAAATCGGCGACGAGCTTGAGGAGCTTGAGGAAAGGTTAAGGGCAACGCTCGTAACCGAATACACCCTTGAGAAGCGCTACTACGTTGAGGTCTTGGAGGTCGAGAGGGAGCTAATAGAGACGGCCCTTGAGGTGGCTGAAGATTATGCGACCGAGGAGAGCTACGTCGAGGCGATGTTCGACGGAATAGCCCGCTCCGTTTTGGCAGAGAGAATCCTTGAGCTGGCCGAGAAGTACAGAAGGAAGAACGAGCTCATCGAGGCAATCATGGAGCTCGAGCCAATAACCGTCGAGGGCAATAACGAGAGGATAAACATCTACTACGACGAGGACGCGATAGAGGACTTCCTGAAGGTTCTTCAAACACTCGGCTACCTCAAGGTCAAGGGCAACAGGATATGGATTTAGCAAAGTTTAAAAGCCCGAATCAAAACTCCGCTCGGGGGTGGAGGAGAT
The Thermococcus sp. 21S9 DNA segment above includes these coding regions:
- a CDS encoding creatininase family protein translates to MRLEELTWPEFERVRKKVKAVIIPVGSVEAHGRHLPLGTDVFAPVEIANRVDEKLKEKGVDVIVAPPVWYGHTFVLNVYPGTINISADALKAYVAEILREFAREGFRRLVLLNGHGGNHSPLVLASEEVAEEFDVEIWLINWWLDFREEILEVCSSQGHAGEDETSVILAIRPELVKMKEARGERRTRKVRVIRRDIGFELFPDGVNDDPRNASAEKGEAILGRVSERIAELLVEADEEGKGS